A stretch of Desulfovibrio desulfuricans DSM 642 DNA encodes these proteins:
- the pdxA gene encoding 4-hydroxythreonine-4-phosphate dehydrogenase PdxA, with product MKPLICAPMGDPAGVGPEILAASLADPAVTDMANVLVVGNTEIIRRAAAIMKADLDFNEVDADLNGWREGAANIINMDNVDMASFAYGKVQAQCGQAAFEYIKASIELTLAGKAAAVATTPINKESLKAAHVPYIGHTEIFGDLTGTKDPLTMFQVHNLRVFFLTRHLSLIDACRAVKKDRVLDYIGRCTSALKLLGLKNPSMVVAGLNPHCGEHGLFGNEEDAEVVPAIEEARRQGFNVHGPNPADSVFHFALKGAWDAVLSLYHDQGHIATKMVDFERTISLTLGMPILRTSVDHGTAFDIAGTGKVSAVSMVEAIRLAAEYAPNFVRH from the coding sequence ATGAAACCCCTGATTTGCGCTCCAATGGGCGACCCTGCAGGCGTTGGGCCGGAAATTCTGGCCGCTTCGCTGGCTGACCCCGCCGTCACCGACATGGCCAATGTGCTTGTGGTGGGCAATACCGAAATCATACGCCGCGCCGCCGCCATCATGAAGGCAGACCTCGACTTCAACGAGGTGGATGCGGATCTCAACGGCTGGCGCGAGGGCGCTGCCAATATCATCAACATGGACAACGTGGATATGGCCTCCTTTGCCTACGGCAAGGTGCAGGCCCAGTGCGGACAGGCTGCCTTTGAATACATCAAGGCCTCCATTGAGCTGACCCTGGCTGGCAAGGCCGCCGCCGTGGCAACTACGCCCATCAACAAGGAATCCCTCAAGGCAGCCCACGTGCCCTACATCGGGCACACCGAAATTTTTGGCGACCTCACCGGCACCAAGGACCCGCTGACCATGTTTCAGGTGCACAACCTGCGCGTGTTCTTCCTGACCCGTCACCTCTCTCTGATTGATGCCTGCCGCGCTGTGAAAAAAGACCGCGTGCTCGACTACATTGGCCGCTGCACCAGCGCCCTCAAGCTGCTGGGGCTGAAAAATCCGAGCATGGTGGTGGCTGGCCTCAACCCGCACTGCGGCGAGCACGGGCTTTTTGGCAATGAGGAAGACGCTGAAGTGGTTCCGGCCATTGAAGAAGCCCGCCGTCAGGGCTTCAACGTTCACGGCCCCAACCCGGCGGACTCGGTCTTCCACTTTGCCCTCAAGGGCGCGTGGGACGCCGTGCTCTCGCTCTATCACGATCAGGGCCACATAGCGACCAAGATGGTGGACTTTGAGCGCACCATCTCGCTCACGCTGGGCATGCCCATTCTGCGTACATCGGTGGATCACGGTACCGCCTTTGACATTGCCGGAACAGGCAAGGTCAGCGCTGTGAGCATGGTGGAAGCCATCCGCCTTGCTGCGGAATACGCGCCCAACTTCGTCAGACATTAA
- a CDS encoding four-carbon acid sugar kinase family protein, whose translation MDIAVIADDFTGANANGALLTAKGFSSATCLGPDHWNPADFSAYTAVSLNAESRLLPQQKAWQVVYDAVSMFCREHPALVSKRVDSTLRGNVGAEMEASIKAMDDTYGHQQSLAVLVPSYPSSGRICVGGYQIVHGIPLERSPIAKDAATPVNNTSVLKIVAEQSAIACGFVPLDRILAGPAAVRETIEDARARGCRAVVCDAVADEDITTIAQALASAPYPLIALDPGPFTAELAAVRVKAPRAQFENRIFLAVGSTCELTRTQIETLRLAHPCHLITMDVRKILAGETEWQKECDRVLKAVCTPHKEATVLGICTADSREDVFSMEEMSRKLGILPCDISQHINTALAAVTREALRQKQLGIGGLYTSGGEVTVAVVRTLKAGGFSVRDQVLPLAVYGHIIGGEHPDLPMITKGGFVGDKDSLVECTEYLFTKISSRKRPA comes from the coding sequence ATGGATATTGCCGTTATTGCCGATGATTTCACGGGCGCCAATGCCAACGGGGCCCTGCTCACAGCCAAGGGCTTTTCCAGCGCCACCTGCCTTGGGCCGGATCACTGGAACCCCGCAGATTTTTCTGCCTACACTGCGGTTTCCCTTAATGCGGAAAGTCGCCTGCTGCCACAGCAAAAAGCCTGGCAGGTTGTGTACGACGCCGTGAGCATGTTTTGCAGGGAACATCCAGCCCTTGTCTCAAAGCGGGTGGATTCCACATTGCGCGGCAACGTGGGGGCAGAAATGGAAGCCTCCATCAAGGCTATGGACGACACTTACGGGCACCAGCAGTCGCTGGCCGTGCTGGTGCCGTCCTACCCGTCATCGGGCCGCATATGCGTGGGCGGATACCAGATCGTTCACGGCATACCGCTGGAACGCTCGCCCATTGCCAAGGACGCGGCAACCCCTGTCAACAATACCTCTGTGCTTAAAATCGTGGCAGAGCAAAGCGCCATTGCCTGCGGATTTGTCCCGCTTGACAGGATCCTCGCCGGGCCTGCCGCCGTACGCGAAACCATTGAGGACGCACGCGCCCGTGGCTGTCGCGCCGTGGTCTGCGATGCCGTGGCGGATGAAGACATCACCACCATCGCGCAGGCCCTTGCCAGTGCGCCCTATCCCCTGATCGCCCTTGATCCCGGCCCGTTCACGGCAGAGCTTGCCGCCGTACGCGTCAAGGCCCCGCGCGCGCAGTTTGAAAACCGTATTTTTCTTGCCGTGGGCAGCACCTGCGAACTGACCCGCACCCAGATTGAAACCCTGCGTCTGGCCCATCCCTGCCATCTCATAACGATGGATGTTCGTAAAATTCTGGCTGGAGAAACAGAATGGCAAAAGGAATGCGACCGGGTGCTCAAGGCCGTATGCACCCCGCACAAGGAGGCCACGGTTCTTGGCATCTGCACGGCTGACAGCAGGGAAGACGTTTTTTCCATGGAAGAAATGTCGCGCAAGCTTGGCATTTTGCCCTGCGACATTTCGCAGCACATCAACACGGCCCTTGCCGCCGTGACGCGCGAGGCCCTGCGACAAAAACAACTGGGCATCGGCGGCCTCTACACCTCAGGCGGGGAAGTCACGGTAGCCGTGGTACGCACCCTGAAGGCGGGCGGATTTTCCGTGCGCGATCAGGTGCTGCCCCTTGCCGTGTACGGTCACATCATCGGCGGCGAACACCCCGATCTGCCCATGATCACCAAGGGTGGATTTGTGGGGGACAAAGACAGCCTGGTGGAGTGCACGGAATACCTGTTCACCAAAATTTCAAGCCGCAAGCGGCCCGCCTGA
- a CDS encoding DeoR/GlpR family DNA-binding transcription regulator, whose translation MLPAERRREMARLIKNRGAVNTRELAEALGISTMTVRRDLKVLEERNQLELTWGGAVPLSFEANDIPRARKAVSMLEAKQVIARAACQFIKNEDFIALDAGTTSLELARLLPTLPLTSLGVVTPDLEIALLLSGCDHISVFLSGGLIDPVSRACNDSDAVAYLRGLRLTMAFVGTNVWDAHHGVTTSTSAKMHYKRQLMTSADKTFLLADASKYAKFSPWLVAGVERFDHIITDSGLTAEARAALEAAPAHLIIADA comes from the coding sequence ATGTTGCCAGCAGAACGCCGCAGAGAAATGGCCCGCCTCATCAAAAACCGGGGCGCGGTCAATACACGCGAACTTGCCGAAGCGCTGGGCATTTCCACCATGACTGTGCGCCGCGACCTCAAGGTGCTGGAAGAACGCAACCAGCTTGAGCTCACCTGGGGCGGGGCTGTGCCCCTGAGTTTTGAAGCCAACGACATTCCCCGCGCCCGCAAGGCCGTTTCCATGCTTGAGGCCAAACAGGTCATAGCACGCGCCGCCTGTCAGTTTATCAAGAACGAAGACTTCATTGCCCTTGATGCGGGCACCACCAGCCTTGAGCTGGCCCGCCTGCTGCCCACCCTGCCCCTCACAAGCCTCGGCGTTGTCACGCCTGACCTGGAAATAGCCCTGCTGCTTTCTGGCTGCGACCATATTTCCGTCTTTCTTTCGGGCGGGCTTATCGATCCCGTCAGCCGCGCCTGCAACGACAGCGATGCCGTGGCCTACCTGCGCGGCCTGCGCCTTACCATGGCCTTTGTGGGCACCAACGTGTGGGACGCGCACCACGGCGTCACCACCAGCACTTCCGCCAAGATGCATTACAAGCGTCAGCTCATGACCAGCGCCGACAAAACCTTTCTGCTGGCAGATGCGTCCAAGTACGCCAAGTTCAGCCCCTGGCTGGTGGCCGGTGTGGAACGCTTTGACCACATCATCACCGACAGCGGCCTGACCGCCGAAGCCCGCGCCGCCCTTGAAGCTGCGCCCGCCCATTTGATTATTGCCGACGCATAA
- the mutL gene encoding DNA mismatch repair endonuclease MutL, with amino-acid sequence MSEKHRHIRLLPPELRNQIAAGEVVERPASVLKELVENSLDADAAQIDVCLENGGQSLISVQDDGCGIAAADLELAVTRHATSKIASLSDLEHISSYGFRGEALPSIASVSRFSITSAVTDPDGQTQAHRVEVEHGLLTVSAPAALHRGTRVEVRDLFSNIPARLKFLKTPSTEFKRAQDWLARLALARPAVGLSLSSGEREALRFLPGQSLADRLGVLWPRLIVEALRPFDGTRHGIRVRGLAALPNVSQPRGDRMLFYVNGRSVTDKRLLAAVREAYKGRMTSRDYPQVALFVEMDPAEVDVNVHPAKSEVRFRDESAVFSAVLHAVQGALLTSYDVAENLWPNASEGDTAESNVAPSAQQSAPRPQGFWGRLDNPPLIKPQERDDRPDEESSWQARLPEPDAGPDSAASWWGDSVQSDAASAHEPAPAQKESALFVTAPEDVSGLAEAASAYAHQTPDSVPYQAADTANEHSGDIFPPAQERQPLSVGQFAYLGQVTLTYLVLRDASGALLLLDQHAAHERVLYARLRRGGFAGSGQLLALPLDLPLHPAETERFFELRPRLESLGFALEVCGGNLRVNAMPPVLSRAEARDFLREALAGRKDDLADMFISMSCKGAIKAGQRLADDEAAGLLQQWLETPDREYCPHGRPCVLRWDAAELEKMFKRRQS; translated from the coding sequence ATGTCTGAAAAACATCGTCATATACGTTTGCTACCGCCTGAGTTGCGCAATCAGATCGCCGCTGGTGAAGTGGTGGAGCGTCCTGCCAGCGTGCTCAAGGAGCTGGTTGAAAACAGCCTTGACGCCGATGCCGCGCAGATCGACGTTTGCCTTGAAAACGGCGGGCAAAGCCTTATCAGCGTGCAGGACGACGGGTGCGGCATAGCCGCAGCCGATCTGGAACTGGCCGTCACCCGGCACGCCACGAGCAAGATTGCCAGTCTATCTGACCTTGAGCACATCAGCTCTTACGGTTTCAGGGGCGAGGCCCTGCCGAGCATTGCTTCGGTTTCCCGGTTTTCCATAACCTCTGCGGTGACTGACCCGGACGGCCAGACACAGGCGCACAGGGTTGAGGTGGAGCACGGCTTGCTGACGGTTTCCGCCCCGGCGGCCCTGCACCGGGGAACGCGGGTGGAAGTGCGCGATCTTTTTTCCAACATACCAGCACGCTTGAAATTTTTAAAGACCCCATCCACAGAGTTCAAACGTGCGCAGGACTGGCTGGCCCGGCTGGCGCTGGCCCGCCCCGCCGTGGGCCTGAGCCTGAGCTCCGGCGAGCGCGAGGCACTGCGGTTTTTACCGGGGCAAAGCCTTGCCGACCGCCTTGGCGTGCTCTGGCCCCGGCTGATTGTGGAGGCCCTGCGCCCCTTTGACGGCACCCGCCACGGCATCCGCGTGCGCGGGTTGGCTGCCCTGCCCAATGTGAGCCAGCCGCGCGGCGACCGCATGCTGTTTTACGTCAATGGCCGTTCGGTGACGGACAAGCGCTTGCTGGCAGCGGTGCGCGAGGCCTACAAGGGCCGTATGACCAGCCGGGATTATCCGCAGGTAGCACTGTTTGTGGAGATGGACCCGGCGGAAGTGGACGTGAACGTGCATCCCGCCAAGTCTGAAGTGCGTTTTCGGGATGAGTCCGCCGTGTTTTCCGCTGTGCTGCATGCCGTGCAGGGGGCACTGCTGACCTCCTACGATGTGGCCGAAAATCTGTGGCCGAACGCGTCAGAAGGCGACACTGCGGAAAGCAACGTGGCTCCCTCAGCCCAACAATCAGCCCCGCGTCCGCAGGGTTTTTGGGGCAGGCTGGACAACCCGCCTCTTATTAAGCCGCAGGAGCGGGACGACAGGCCGGACGAGGAATCCTCGTGGCAGGCCCGGTTGCCCGAACCAGACGCAGGCCCGGACAGTGCGGCAAGCTGGTGGGGCGATTCTGTTCAGAGTGATGCGGCATCTGCCCATGAGCCAGCGCCCGCGCAGAAAGAAAGCGCCCTGTTTGTTACTGCGCCGGAAGATGTATCAGGCCTTGCGGAAGCCGCCTCTGCCTATGCGCACCAAACTCCTGATTCTGTCCCGTATCAGGCTGCGGATACGGCGAACGAGCACAGTGGAGACATTTTCCCGCCCGCGCAGGAACGCCAGCCCTTGAGCGTTGGGCAGTTTGCCTACCTTGGGCAGGTGACGCTGACCTATCTGGTGCTGCGGGACGCATCCGGCGCACTGCTGCTGCTCGACCAGCATGCGGCGCACGAGCGAGTGCTGTATGCCCGCCTGCGGCGCGGGGGATTTGCCGGGTCTGGGCAGTTGCTGGCCCTGCCGCTTGATCTGCCCCTGCATCCGGCTGAAACGGAACGTTTTTTTGAATTGCGGCCCCGGCTGGAATCTCTGGGCTTTGCGCTTGAGGTCTGCGGCGGCAACCTGCGCGTGAATGCCATGCCCCCGGTGCTTTCCCGCGCCGAAGCCAGGGATTTTTTGCGTGAGGCCCTTGCCGGACGTAAGGATGATCTGGCCGACATGTTCATATCCATGTCGTGCAAGGGGGCCATCAAGGCCGGGCAGCGCCTTGCGGACGACGAGGCCGCCGGGCTGTTGCAGCAGTGGCTGGAAACGCCCGACCGCGAATATTGCCCGCATGGCCGCCCCTGCGTCTTGCGCTGGGACGCAGCCGAACTGGAAAAGATGTTCAAGCGGCGGCAGTCGTAA
- a CDS encoding FAD-binding and (Fe-S)-binding domain-containing protein, with amino-acid sequence MLASPYKEFKQALLDFIPKDRIHTDPLRMLAYGTDASVYRLIPKIVVDVLDEAEVVQLVGLADRMRVPVTFRAAGTSLSGQAVSDSVLVRIGKGWRNWRVGENAERITLQPGIIGSGANKILAEFGKKIGPDPASIDSCFIGGIFANNASGMCCGTSDNSYKTVVSSRMVLADGTLLDTADAKSRAAFARTHAHILNGLADLRKQIMDNPELADRIRRKFKIKNTTGYSLNALVDYEDPFEILQHVMVGSEGTLGFIAEVTYRTVEEAPFKASALLLLPTVKAACDLASAVATLPVAAAELMDRASLRSVEGTPGLPEGLETLDDDVCSLLVETRAATHEQLEKNIATINAAFSNVTFVRPYAFTDKPEEFTKLWLIRKGILASVGGMRPVGTSIVIEDVAFTLDRLGEAATDLQELFARHGYTVAPLFGHARDGNLHFVFWQDFGAPAEVARYKGFMEDFCKLVTEKYDGSLKAEHGTGRNIAPFVELEWGSQAYAIMKSIKSLLDPKNILNPGVLLNSDSQGHLKNLKPLHPADELVDKCMECGFCESVCPSRDLTLTPRQRITVYREICRLREVAPESSELKTLQKGYEYMGKATCATDSLCRPRCPAGVDTGVFIKSLRKKDAGSMGKSIAGTIADHFAGTCKAMSIALNSVDALHRALGTTIMRDGSRLLRCLTFNKVPLWNKNMPKGGGSVYLPTPYSGNAKKVVYFPSCIARNMGPGEEHSDRRTEPEAVISVLLKGGYDVILPNNLDKLCCGMAFASKGLADAAHKKEQELEKALRQASNNGEYPVLCETSPCLLHMKQTLDPGIKLMEPVQFILENLMDTLKLKKLPKTVALHATCSMRKMGLEGKLEELARKCAETVVVPDGINCCGWAGDRGFTHPELNEAALKGLRMQVSTCEVGYSSSRTCQIGLSLHGGIPYYSIVYLVDEASE; translated from the coding sequence ATGCTTGCTTCTCCCTACAAAGAATTCAAACAAGCCCTTCTGGACTTTATTCCCAAAGACCGCATCCATACTGATCCCCTGCGCATGCTGGCCTACGGCACAGACGCCAGCGTGTACCGCCTGATCCCCAAGATCGTGGTTGACGTGCTGGACGAGGCCGAAGTGGTGCAACTGGTGGGCCTGGCCGACCGCATGCGCGTGCCTGTGACCTTTCGCGCCGCAGGCACCAGCCTGTCCGGTCAGGCGGTGTCCGATTCCGTCCTTGTGCGCATAGGCAAGGGCTGGCGTAACTGGCGCGTGGGCGAAAACGCCGAGCGCATCACCCTGCAACCCGGCATCATCGGCTCCGGGGCCAACAAGATTCTGGCGGAATTTGGCAAAAAAATCGGGCCTGACCCGGCCTCCATCGACAGCTGCTTTATCGGCGGCATTTTTGCCAACAATGCCAGCGGCATGTGCTGCGGCACGTCTGACAATTCCTATAAAACCGTTGTTTCCTCACGCATGGTGCTGGCAGACGGCACCCTGCTGGACACGGCGGACGCCAAAAGCCGCGCCGCCTTTGCCAGAACCCACGCCCATATTCTCAACGGCCTTGCCGATCTGCGCAAACAGATCATGGACAATCCCGAGCTTGCCGACCGCATCCGCCGCAAGTTCAAGATCAAGAACACCACAGGCTACAGCCTCAACGCTCTGGTGGATTACGAAGATCCCTTTGAAATTTTGCAGCATGTCATGGTCGGCTCCGAAGGCACGTTGGGCTTTATCGCCGAAGTGACTTACCGCACGGTGGAGGAGGCCCCCTTCAAGGCCTCTGCCCTGCTGCTCCTGCCCACGGTCAAGGCCGCCTGTGATCTGGCTTCTGCCGTGGCAACTCTGCCCGTTGCTGCTGCGGAACTTATGGACAGGGCATCCCTGCGCTCGGTGGAAGGCACCCCCGGCCTGCCCGAAGGGCTGGAAACCCTGGACGACGACGTCTGTTCCCTGCTTGTGGAAACCCGTGCCGCCACCCACGAACAGCTTGAAAAGAACATTGCCACCATCAATGCGGCTTTCAGCAACGTGACCTTTGTGCGGCCCTACGCCTTTACCGACAAACCCGAAGAATTCACCAAGCTGTGGCTCATCCGCAAGGGCATTCTGGCCTCGGTGGGCGGCATGCGGCCCGTGGGCACCTCCATTGTCATTGAAGACGTGGCCTTCACCCTCGACAGGCTGGGCGAGGCCGCCACAGACCTGCAGGAACTTTTTGCCCGCCACGGCTACACGGTGGCTCCGCTCTTCGGTCACGCGCGCGACGGCAACCTGCACTTTGTTTTCTGGCAGGACTTTGGCGCTCCGGCAGAAGTGGCCCGCTACAAGGGGTTCATGGAAGACTTCTGCAAGCTGGTTACGGAAAAATACGATGGTTCGCTCAAGGCGGAACACGGCACTGGCCGCAACATCGCGCCCTTTGTGGAGCTGGAGTGGGGCAGTCAGGCCTACGCCATCATGAAGAGCATCAAGAGCCTGCTCGACCCCAAGAACATCCTCAACCCCGGCGTGCTGCTCAACAGCGATTCGCAGGGGCATCTCAAAAATCTCAAGCCCCTGCACCCCGCCGACGAACTGGTGGACAAATGCATGGAGTGCGGCTTCTGCGAGTCTGTCTGTCCCTCGCGCGATCTTACGCTCACGCCGCGCCAGCGCATCACCGTATACCGCGAAATCTGCCGCCTGCGCGAGGTTGCCCCTGAAAGCAGCGAGCTGAAAACGCTGCAAAAGGGCTACGAATACATGGGCAAGGCCACCTGCGCCACAGACAGCCTGTGCCGCCCGCGCTGCCCCGCAGGCGTGGATACGGGCGTTTTCATCAAGAGCCTGCGCAAAAAGGACGCCGGTTCCATGGGCAAGAGCATTGCCGGAACCATTGCCGACCACTTTGCGGGAACCTGCAAGGCCATGTCCATTGCGCTCAACAGCGTGGACGCCCTGCACCGCGCCCTTGGCACCACCATCATGCGCGATGGCTCGCGCCTCCTGCGCTGCCTGACCTTCAACAAGGTGCCACTGTGGAACAAAAACATGCCCAAGGGCGGGGGCTCGGTCTATCTGCCCACCCCGTACTCGGGCAACGCCAAGAAGGTCGTCTACTTCCCCAGTTGCATCGCCCGCAACATGGGCCCCGGCGAGGAGCACAGCGACCGCCGTACAGAGCCGGAAGCCGTCATCAGCGTGCTGCTCAAGGGCGGGTATGACGTCATTCTGCCCAATAATCTGGACAAGCTGTGCTGCGGCATGGCCTTTGCCAGCAAGGGCCTCGCTGACGCCGCCCACAAGAAAGAGCAGGAGCTGGAAAAGGCCCTGAGGCAGGCCAGCAACAATGGCGAATACCCTGTGCTGTGCGAAACCAGCCCCTGCCTGCTGCACATGAAGCAGACCCTCGACCCCGGCATCAAGCTCATGGAGCCTGTGCAGTTTATCCTTGAGAATCTCATGGATACGCTCAAGCTCAAAAAGCTGCCCAAAACCGTGGCCCTGCACGCCACCTGCTCCATGCGCAAGATGGGCCTTGAGGGCAAGCTGGAAGAACTGGCCCGCAAGTGCGCCGAAACCGTGGTGGTGCCGGACGGCATCAACTGCTGCGGCTGGGCGGGCGACAGGGGCTTTACCCATCCCGAACTCAACGAGGCCGCGCTCAAGGGCCTGCGCATGCAGGTAAGCACCTGCGAGGTGGGCTATTCATCCAGCCGCACCTGCCAGATCGGCCTCTCGCTGCACGGCGGCATCCCCTACTATTCCATCGTCTATCTGGTTGACGAAGCCAGCGAATAA
- a CDS encoding dipeptidase yields the protein MKRLIVLCCVSLALLLPQAVLACTTFIVTKGASADGSVMVSHSDDNDLNDQSIVYVPARDWPEGAQRPVYDSAVAVKENPATNTFLVPRLSDPKRAPGYNHPDTPRTIAIGFIPQVRHTFAYIDGNYGIMNEHGLMFGECTDGAHNTCTAEPGKRIFYSSELARVALERCKTAREAIELMGTLIEQYGYYGTGETLPVADKNEAWVMEMAPSPAGTGGLWVAQRVPDGQFFVAANEFRIRDITPGNPDQMYGKSLFATVDKYNMRSPKDASKPLDWLTTVSDGEYNHPYYSLRRVWRALSLAAPSLKLPAWVENGATRAYPFSVKPDKLLSLDDIKRMHRDHYEGTEFDLTKGTAAGPFGNPNRIIGPKDPSGDVSPTTKLEGAWERPMGMYYVGYTTIAQYRPDVPEPLALVCWVALAPAAESVFVPLAVGPMPAGYEQGDTRRFANDSAWWAYSLVSDYANIRYDLISQEIQTKAASMEAAFAARVAGLQKELAPKAASSPAQAQAAFAKALRAQAEGALRDWREFFPQLVARHCQGFLNSPDKMAQNIGYPDAWLPRTNYSTGPVSYKKPRQ from the coding sequence ATGAAGCGGCTGATCGTCTTATGCTGTGTTTCCCTGGCCCTGCTGCTGCCGCAGGCTGTTCTTGCCTGCACTACCTTTATTGTTACCAAGGGGGCCAGCGCTGATGGCTCCGTGATGGTAAGCCATTCTGACGACAACGATCTCAACGACCAATCCATTGTGTATGTTCCGGCCCGCGACTGGCCGGAAGGCGCGCAGCGCCCCGTGTATGATTCCGCCGTGGCGGTGAAGGAAAATCCCGCCACCAACACTTTTCTTGTCCCCCGCCTTTCCGACCCCAAGCGCGCGCCGGGCTATAACCACCCGGATACGCCGCGCACGATTGCCATCGGTTTTATCCCTCAGGTGCGGCACACCTTTGCCTATATTGACGGCAACTACGGCATCATGAACGAGCATGGCCTCATGTTTGGCGAATGCACCGACGGGGCGCACAATACCTGCACGGCAGAGCCGGGCAAGCGCATTTTCTATTCGTCCGAACTGGCGCGCGTGGCGCTGGAGCGCTGCAAAACAGCCCGCGAGGCCATTGAGCTGATGGGCACGCTCATTGAGCAGTATGGCTACTACGGAACGGGCGAAACCCTGCCCGTTGCCGACAAAAACGAAGCATGGGTTATGGAAATGGCCCCCTCCCCTGCGGGAACCGGCGGCCTGTGGGTGGCCCAGCGCGTGCCGGACGGCCAGTTTTTTGTGGCGGCCAACGAATTTCGCATCCGCGACATCACGCCCGGCAACCCCGACCAGATGTACGGCAAAAGCCTGTTTGCCACGGTGGACAAGTACAACATGCGCAGCCCCAAGGACGCCTCCAAGCCTCTGGACTGGCTGACCACTGTGAGCGATGGCGAATATAACCACCCGTATTATTCGCTGCGCCGCGTGTGGCGGGCGCTCTCTCTGGCGGCTCCTTCGCTGAAACTACCCGCCTGGGTGGAAAACGGCGCAACACGCGCCTATCCTTTTTCCGTCAAGCCGGACAAGCTGCTGAGCCTGGACGACATCAAGCGCATGCATCGCGACCACTACGAGGGAACGGAATTCGACCTCACTAAAGGCACTGCGGCGGGGCCGTTTGGCAATCCCAACCGCATTATCGGCCCCAAGGATCCCAGCGGCGACGTGAGCCCGACCACCAAGCTTGAAGGCGCGTGGGAACGGCCCATGGGCATGTATTATGTGGGCTACACGACCATTGCGCAGTATCGGCCCGATGTGCCGGAACCGCTCGCGCTGGTGTGCTGGGTTGCGCTCGCTCCGGCGGCGGAATCTGTCTTTGTGCCGCTGGCGGTCGGCCCCATGCCCGCAGGCTACGAACAGGGCGACACCCGCCGCTTTGCCAATGATTCCGCATGGTGGGCCTATTCTCTGGTGAGCGATTACGCCAACATCCGTTACGACCTGATCTCTCAGGAGATTCAGACCAAAGCCGCCAGCATGGAAGCCGCCTTTGCCGCCCGCGTAGCAGGGCTGCAAAAGGAACTGGCCCCCAAGGCGGCATCATCCCCGGCGCAGGCGCAGGCTGCCTTTGCCAAGGCCCTGCGGGCACAGGCAGAGGGCGCGTTGCGCGACTGGCGAGAATTTTTCCCCCAACTGGTGGCGCGGCACTGTCAGGGTTTTCTCAACAGCCCGGACAAAATGGCCCAGAACATCGGCTATCCCGATGCATGGCTGCCCCGCACCAACTATTCCACCGGCCCGGTCTCGTATAAAAAGCCCCGGCAGTAG